From one Asterias amurensis chromosome 14, ASM3211899v1 genomic stretch:
- the LOC139947035 gene encoding brefeldin A-inhibited guanine nucleotide-exchange protein 3-like isoform X4 — MEDVLGTIIKEASANKHKTIRETCSQAIDALECKESPASLGPSDLREICLLPLRLALESKNNKLAAHAVSGLQKLISDPRFKSDPSQDDEEHRLPLQVLQCVASSPQLAEDIQVEILKILLTVTCSASCSVSALSVIKVSEFCLTSHNLSKHDVHRACQITLLQILSILAQNATQLMKQLCMECFQQSPHAGVRAISTLAVKQTLGSFSVTNRMPQDIAQNDQEPTDAVTTSADPHEAFVQVLQYFCSKLNDSQRASQGHHGNHGQPLLTLQLEAVLAMLSNAGPELRESPILVKAIWQQLCPSLIAILGIPRDEKSIVSSHHPATPAASPNHETSHARHSGLQDQGRGSGGSATAPATGNSSARIVYSIATELVRLVGGLESMRPVLGSLFHRMLLYPPPVHRNEALKVLKEMLSTPERILDLAGPPLTDQDPEKTAIGKAGNKTRSTDMDLLKLLMDGIAGATQSRDSAVCLSSVACVGALLSSLDEISQGKGLNEKQVELILSRAQEQQKENDNLDVLQAQKYDRDDDLPKPELVILGVKDKSTSDGEEASVCSDIEGEAKEVQIERSDEETGEVDEDEKTEKATVEDGEDAEFEVENGEVTAEELEGGEPEEEEIDIADLGCRVTERSEEKEVEGQVSKDGSLGDDEKEEASEDVDEAELSKDVEQESTEGATPEDAAESTPPETKKFAKIVQDVDSKMADLATGDTHVMPYHLDQEDDADDQSSASAPSSTSSSSTPLMSPEKISAERLLAEQQEQKREEIERLSRQNLEKEKQGARDFTEALVALLPAIIPMTDTVDVDEALQKFASHFVAGHSFRKHGMDDGPLGLNMAPVINADGIYVAVYFGLLLNLKLIRSGHYESPGQLPLTKNQFIESVHNSGVLVYLSSAWLGELYQILISRNLLGEAGYKTRSFHCNKALISLLTDIDGLHSQELGGQMLHDAALHNQKLLNIITKSTTKASEAGMAFTQDILLTLWKQLLAVLAVPLSMRNLSGIGSIALMLGTEGAKEQNIRDRDAICLSLEALRKAAALSCTLGLQARCADLFSQIANTSCMSEDPALRPQQTSGAGGDTSSVSGKMSLRGRSSKSQGIRLHAAHVLSLDAILSMGLEMGSHAGECWQHIFKCCAYVSQLEHCHFSSNNQPSIALPKVTDAPPNTPSGDDLELMMPSYVPIPSAAPVAPTFDVSEVINSEIGKDTGFEVGSARGGMLSATTAAKVVCGLSSEVDRYFDEAANNLNLSSLIAFLRELRAASRHQLYQNTTKQGQSAIAPTSPRKSLNTSGQASTSLLLFRMGDVILKCARHPSRPLLHLMQAWSVVAPHFIEAACHRDRHVSKQAIISIHDVLTELLSVKMEHPYFNFHEALLKPFESLLCLELCDEDVQDQVVSSICETVEASFANIKSGWRPLFGALRAVRVYKQQLTNNMDEETTDRTEHPLAPLFNVFEAFLNTDNVAVFANAAVDCILCLLKFLRGSGCTNTSDNLPPSSSEPPSPESHAKTLDLCFPALNYLHRCHKILASIYTMPACPIFRGAQSIKLGAQEVVPDDPLTPTFQSGGQAFRRASSKDEDLFEPVMAEQVDDATGISRVWFLLLEGLAGAVSTCPRQHQPQTLELLFELLRSVLSVPGPQFAVFAVSELLLPMLHSWVQRSRQFASVWEATAANFKHACGLSTDLVVEYVVHFVKMDMPMTGLYSMLRQMLDVLIECVGQPNESVSRLGCSCIRHLLLSAGPSFTHDMWTVACLAMQRAIAMSLRNLKLLMSCFQPWSDDFMGDICQVKVAARRDVSELEYLRLQQLAQQVFLLESQRTGTVDVDNDSNRSFIFIIYPPDMDLNTSIDQIKSRVSFRGVVLGLLAHQLLIQTLGTIFLYGAENQTSREQNMIATPSSVPQHGTTLGQEPDPDLTDTSLPGLLAYLSPKNLGLLLECFVQSYQTACDFNSRPGLKFLLQKVAKFEVAVNLYWQAGVSFTFYLHTLLELCHHASGEKLTLDHIKSLVRQRVGEDCRPYSPKPVTKRVSFENPLSEYEHVGDGVKRERSDTDNSISSRGSEGSLQLLCDLTFYPSIQNPNPDWIVRRLHGICNDICASYIQMYLDQQGNMVDISRINEQPLFFLVAPKSPEVPSKPSEFFGFDEGDEEEESENEDKDSENEGKSPTPKDKSPKFASHWTPKIKSDSHEEESVVDVMEEHLNKKSGDSKKKGESVYTVASRKTIKSLMQEYKKRKTQHSRSVFVKKPTYKELKYTQMLERRDAAAANGSSHEERQRHQQIKDEQRSSITRDSEAEINTWSDMVHTMLQLLQLLPDSHFQALLPAVFPGINQLIRHVLDDRVRQAVVEFMDRVAHLYEIL, encoded by the exons ATCCACATGAGGCTTTTGTGCAAGTCCTGCAGTACTTTTGCTCCAAGCTCAATGACTCACAAAG AGCTTCACAAGGTCACCATGGCAACCATGGTCAGCCTCTTCTTACACTTCAGCTGGAGGCGGTCTTAGCGATGTTGAGTAACGCCGGCCCTGAGCTGAGGGAGAGTCCCATACTTGTCAAGGCCATCTG GCAACAGCTTTGTCCGAGCCTCATTGCCATTCTCGGCATCCCACGAGATGAGAAGTCCATCGTCTCTTCCCATCACCCAGCCACGCCCGCCGCCTCACCAAATCACGAGACCAGCCACGCCCGTCACTCGGGCCTCCAAGATCAAGGGCGTGGCTCTGGGGGTTCTGCGACCGCACCAGCCACAGGTAACTCGTCTGCGAGGATCGTGTACAGCATCGCAACGGAGTTGGTGCGTCTTGTAGGAGGTCTGGAGTCTATGAGGCCTGTTCTGGGGTCTCTGTTCCATAGGATGCTCCTCTATCCTCCTCCAGTACACAGAAATGAGGCTCTGAAAGTCTTGAAAGAG ATGCTTTCAACACCTGAGCGTATATTGGATCTGGCTGGTCCTCCTCTAACTGATCAAGACCCTGAGAAGACTGCCATAGGGAAGGCAGGGAACAAGACCAGAAGCACTGATATGGACCTGTTAAAATT aTTGATGGATGGTATAGCCGGTGCCACGCAATCCCGTGATAGTGCCGTGTGCCTGTCCAGCGTTGCCTGTGTGGGGGCGCTCTTGTCCTCGCTGGATGAGATAAGTCAGGGCAAGGGTCTGAATGAGAAGCAGGTGGAACTGATTCTGAGCCGGGCGCAAGAACAACAGAAAGAAAACG ATAATCTGGATGTTTTACAAGCCCAAAAGTATGATAGAGACGATGATTTGCCAAAGCCTGAACTcgtcattttgggagtcaaggATAAATCAACATCAGATGGAGAAGAAGCCTCTGTTTGCTCTGACATTGAAGGAGAAGCCAAGGAGGTTCAAATAGAAAGGAGCGACGAGGAAACAGGAGAAGTTGACGAAGATGAGAAGACAGAGAAAGCAACTGTGGAAGACGGAGAAGATGCAGAGTTTGAAGTAGAAAATGGAGAGGTGACAGCTGAGGAATTAGAGGGAGGTGAGCCTGAAGAAGAGGAGATTGATATTGCAGATCTGGGCTGCCGTGTTACAGAGAGAAGTGAGGAGAAGGAGGTGGAGGGTCAGGTGAGCAAAGATGGGTCGCTAGGAGATGATGAAAAAGAGGAGGCTAGTGAGGATGTAGATGAGGCAGAACTCTCAAAAGATGTGGAGCAAGAATCAACCGAGGGGGCGACACCTGAGGATGCTGCGGAATCCACTCCACCTGAAACCAAGAAATTCGCAAAGATCGTCCAAGATGTGGACTCTAAGATGGCTGACCTAGCAACGGGCGACACCCATGTGATGCCGTATCACCTGGACCAGGAGGATGATGCCGACGATCAGTCCTCCGCATCAGCTCCCTCCTCCACCTCGTCATCCTCGACGCCGCTTATGTCACCGGAGAAGATTTCGGCGGAGCGACTTCTGGCCGAGCAGCAGGAGCAGAAACGGGAGGAGATTGAGCGTCTTTCCCGACAGAATCTCGAGAAGGAAAAGCAGGGAGCGAGGGATTTCACTGAGGCATTGGTGGCGCTGTTGCCTGCGATTATACCAATGACGGACACTGTTGATGTCGATGAGGCACTCCAGAAATTTGCATCACACTTTGTTGCAG GACACTCTTTCCGAAAGCATGGCATGGACGATGGTCCATTGGGTCTGAACATGGCACCGGTCATCAATGCAGATGGTATTTATGTAGCCGTCTACTTTGGTCTTCTCCTCAATCTCAAGTTGATTCGCAGCGGACACTATGAGAGCCCTGGCCAGCTTCCACTGACCAAA AATCAGTTCATTGAGAGTGTTCACAACAGCGGAGTGCTGGTTTACCTGTCATCAGCCTGGCTAGGGGAGCTGTATCAGATTCTAATCTCAAGGAATCTACTCGGGGAGGCTGGGTACAAGACCAGGTCCTTCCACTGTAATAAGGCCCTCATATCTCTGCTCACTG ATATTGATGGGTTGCACAGCCAGGAGTTGGGTGGTCAGATGCTTCATGATGCAGCGTTGCATAACCAGAAACTACTCAACATTATCACAAAGAGTACAACAAAAGCCAGTGAAGCAG GGATGGCATTCACCCAGGATATTCTGCTGACCCTCTGGAAGCAGCTCTTGGCAGTCCTCGCCGTCCCACTCTCCATGCGTAACCTGTCCGGTATCGGCAGCATTGCGCTCATGTTGGGCACCGAGGGCGCTAAAGAACAGAATATACGAGATAGAGACGCAATCTGCCTCAGTCTGGAGGCACTAAGGAAAGCAGCTGCACTCAGTTGCACTCTCG GTCTACAGGCTCGCTGTGCCGACCTCTTCTCTCAAATTGCCAACACTTCCTGCATGAGTGAGGACCCGGCCCTCCGCCCCCAGCAGACCTCAGGGGCAGGAGGCGATACGTCATCCGTCAGTGGGAAGATGTCCCTGCGAGGGCGCTCTTCAAAAAGTCAGGGAATACGACTTCATGCAGCACATGTACTGAGTCTGGATGCAATACTGTCCATGGGTCTGGAGATGGGGAGCCACGCTGGAGAATGTTGGCAGCATATATTCAA GTGCTGTGCCTATGTCTCCCAGCTCGAACACTGTCACTTCAGCAGCAACAACCAGCCATCGATAGCCCTGCCCAAGGTTACCGACGCCCCTCCGAACACTCCAAGTGGGGACGACTTAGAGCTCATGATGCCCTCCTATGTCCCCATCCCATCAGCCGCGCCTGTTGCGCCGACCTTTGACGTGTCAGAAGTCATCAACAGTGAGATTGGAAAAGATACTGGGTTTGAGGTTGGGTCGGCAAGGGGTGGAATGCTGAGTGCAACAACGGCGGCGAAGGTTGTATGTGGGCTGTCTTCAGAGGTGGACAG GTATTTCGATGAAGCGGCAAATAACTTGAATCTGAGTTCCCTGATTGCCTTCCTTCGGGAGCTGAGAGCTGCGTCAAGACATCAGCTTTACCAGAACACAACAAAACAG GGTCAGAGTGCCATAGCACCAACCTCCCCCAGAAAGTCTCTGAATACCTCCGGGCAGGCCAGCACCTCTCTGCTTCTATTCCGCATGGGTGATGTGATTCTCAAGTGTGCTCGTCATCCTAGCCGTCCACTGTTGCACCTCATGCAAGCCTGGAGTGTAGTGGCACCACACTTTATTGAG GCTGCCTGCCACAGGGACCGTCATGTCTCTAAGCAGGCTATTATATCCATCCATGATGTCTTAACGGAGCTCCTGTCAGTCAAGATGGAGCATCCTTACTTCAACTTTCATGAGGCCCTCCTCAAGCCTTTTGAGAGCCTTCTGTGTCTTGAGCTGTGTGATGAGGACGTTCAAGACCAG GTTGTGTCTTCCATTTGCGAAACTGTAGAAGCCTCCTTTGCCAATATCAAATCCGGCTGGCGGCCACTGTTTGGGGCCCTCCGTGCAGTGCGAGTCTACAAGCAGCAGTTGACGAATAACATGGACGAAGAGACCACAGATCGTACTGAGCACCCTCTGGCCCCGTTGTTCAACGTGTTTGAAGCCTTTTTGAATACAGACAACGTTGCAGTGTTCGCCAACGCCGCTGTTGACTGCATACTGTGCCTTTTGAAATTTCTCAGGGGTTCTG GATGTACCAATACATCAGATAACTTGCCGCCAAGCTCCTCTGAGCCTCCCTCACCTGAAAGTCATGCAAAGACCCTCGACCTGTGCTTCCCAGCTCTCAACTACCTTCATCGCTGCCACAAGATCCTCGCCTCCATCTACACAATGCCAGCTTGCCCGATCTTCCGTGGGGCGCAGTCCATCAAGTTAGGGGCGCAGGAAGTTGTCCCTGATGATCCCTTGACCCCGACGTTCCAATCAGGAGGACAAGCATTTCGCCGGGCTAGCAGTAAGGACGAGGATCTCTTTGAGCCGGTGATGGCGGAGCAGGTGGACGATGCAACGGGGATCAGTAGGGTCTGGTTCCTGCTGCTGGAGGGTCTGGCAGGAGCCGTGTCGACATGTCCACGACAGCACCAGCCTCAGACACTAGAGCTGCTTTTTGAGCTGCTGAGATCAGTTCTTTCTGTTCCAG gTCCACAATTTGCTGTATTTGCCGTCTCGGAGCTCCTTCTTCCAATGTTACACTCCTGGGTTCAGCGTAGCCGACAGTTTGCCTCCGTCTGGGAAGCAACTGCAGCCAACTTCAAGCATGCGTGCGGTCTGTCCACGGACCTTGTGGTGGAATACGTTGTGCACTTTGTGAAAATGGACATGCCCATGACAGGACTGTACTCCATGCTACGCCAGATGCTGGATGTGCTGATCGAGTGTGTTGGGCAACCTAATGAGTCCGTGTCCAGACTAGGCTGTTCCTGTATCAG ACACTTACTACTGAGTGCAGGTCCTTCATTCACCCACGACATGTGGACTGTGGCATGCTTAGCGATGCAGCGTGCCATAGCCATGAGTCTACGCAACCTGAAGCTCCTGATGTCATGTTTCCAGCCGTGGTCCGATGATTTCATGGGTGATATCTGCCAGGTGAAGGTCGCTGCCAGGAGGGACGTGAGCGAGCTGGAGTACTTAAGGCTGCAGCAGTTGGCTCAACAG GTATTTCTGTTGGAGTCTCAACGCACTGGAACTGTTGATGTTGACAATGATTCCAACCGGTCCTTCATTTTTATCATCTATCCACCCGACATGGACCTGAATACAAGCATAGACCAGATCAAAAGCAG GGTGTCCTTCAGAGGTGTTGTCCTGGGTCTGCTTGCCCATCAGCTCCTCATCCAGACCCTAGGGACAATCTTCCTCTACGGAGCTGAGAACCAAACCAGCAGGGAGCAAAATATGATTGCTACACCAAGTAGTGTTCCACAACATGGTACAACTCTCGGTCAGGAACCAGACCCGGACCTCACAGACACCTCTCTGCCTGGGCTTCTAGCATACCTCTCACCAAAGAATCTGGGGCTTCTATTGGAGTGCTTCGTCCAGTCGTACCAGACAGCTTGCGACTTCAACAGCCGTCCTGGGCTAAAGTTTCTTCTACAGAAAGTGGCAAAGTTTGAGGTGGCCGTCAACTTGTACTGGCAGGCTGGGGTAAGTTTCACGTTTTACCTCCACACTTTGCTGGAGCTTTGCCACCATGCCAGTGGGGAGAAACTAACACTTGATCACATCAAGAGTCTAGTGAGACAGCGTGTCGGGGAAGATTGTCGGCCGTATTCTCCCAAACCGGTCACTAAGAGGGTGAGCTTTGAGAACCCTCTATCTGAGTATGAGCACGTCGGGGATGGCGTCAAGAGAGAGCGGTCCGATACTGACAATAGCATCTCTAGCAGGGGCAGTGAGGGAAGCCTTCAGCTACTGTGCGACTTAACGTTCTACCCTTCTATTCAAAACCCCAATCCTGACTGGATTGTTCGCCGCCTTCATGGCATTTGTAATGACATCTGTGCCTCCTACATTCAAATGTACCTTGATCAGCAAGGAAACATGGTGGACATATCGCGGATCAATGAGCAGCCACTGTTCTTCCTTGTCGCTCCGAAATCTCCCGAGGTACCCTCTAAGCCGAGCGAGTTCTTCGGCTTCGATGAAGGCGATGAGGAGGAGGAAAGTGAAAATGAGGATAAGGACAGCGAGAATGAAGGGAAATCCCCAACCCCTAAGGATAAAAGCCCAAAGTTTGCTTCTCACTGGACTCCCAAGATCAAATCTGATTCCCATGAAGAGGAGAGCGTTGTCGACGTCATGGAGGAACACTTGAACAAGAAATCAGGAGATTCAAAGAAGAAGGGTGAGAGCGTCTACACCGTTGCGTCGCGGAAGACAATCAAGAGCTTGATGCAGGAGTACAAGAAGAGGAAGACGCAGCATTCAAGATCTGTGTTCGTCAAGAAGCCGACTTACAAAGAGCTGAAATATACTCAGATGCTTGAGAGACGGGATGCTGCTGCTGCAAACGGATCGTCTCACGAGGAGCGGCAGCGGCACCAGCAGATCAAGGACGAGCAGAGATCTTCGATCACGCGAGACAGCGAGGCAGAGATCAACACATGGAGCGACATGGTGCACACCATGCTTCAGCTGCTGCAGCTGCTTCCAGACTCCCACTTCCAAGCCCTTCTGCCTGCCGTGTTTCCTGGTATCAACCAGCTCATCAGGCATGTCCTGGACGACAGGGTGAGGCAGGCGGTTGTAGAGTTCATGGATAGAGTGGCTCATCTCTATGAAATTCTCTGA